The DNA window AAGTTATGGTTACGGGATTACGCTGACCAAAGGGTTCAGCCGAAAATGGTCGGGTTTTGTCGAAAATCAAGGCTATAAGAGTGATTTTTATAGTGATACCATAGTTCGTGGCGGAGCTGCTTATCTGATTCACGATGATTTGCAAGTTGATGCTTCGATAAGCACTAGTTTGAAAGACACTCCCTCGATACTTTATGGTGGAATTGGATTTTCTTGGCGTTATGATGCGGGTTACAAAGAAGTACGAATGAAAGTAGATACGGGAGATTCGGATAAAAAGGCCCAAAGAAGAGCGAAGAAAACTAAAAAAGGATAATTTTACAACCCCAATAAAACTATAATGATTACCATAAAAGAAGCTATTACCAAAAAGGAAATGACTGAATTTGTCAAATTTCCTTTCTCCTTATACAAAAACAATAAATACTGGGTTCCGCCTATCATCGCCGATGAATTGGCATCCTTCGACAAAACCAAAAATCCTGCATTCGAAAGTGCCGAAGCTTATTTTTATTTGGCTTATCAAAACAATGAAATCGTGGGACGAATTGCCGCCATTATCAATTGGGGCGAAGTCAACAACCAACACAAAAAGAAAGTGCGTTTCGGTTGGTTCGATGTAATTGACGACATCGAAGTGACCAAAGCTTTACTCGAAAAAGCGTATGAATTAGGAAGAAAAAACAATTTGGATCACATAGAAGGGCCAATGGGTTTCTCCAACTTAGACAAAGTAGGAGTTCTTACCGAAGGTTTCGACGAAATGGGCACCATGATTACTTGGTACAATCATCCGTATTTTGCGGCCCATTTAGAACAACTCGGATTTGTAAAAGAGAAAGAATACATCGAAAGTATTTTTCCGTTTTCGAATGTAAAACCTGAATTCTTTTTGAAAGCACAAGCACTCATCAAAAAGCGATACGAACTGACGAGTTTGAATTTTACCAAAACCAAAGACATTATGCCGTATGTGGACAAAATGTTTGATTTGTTTAATAGTTCTTATGCTAATTTATCATCGTTTGTGGCCATAACCGACGTTCAAAAAGACTATTTCAAGAAGAAATACATCAGTTTTATCAATCCGGAATACATCAAATTTGTAATGGATAAAAACAATGATATTGTCGCTTTCAGTATCGTAATGCCTAGTTTTTCAGAAGCATTGCAGAAAGCTCAAGGCAAACTATTTCCTTTTGGATTTTATCATTTGCTCAAAGCCAGAAAAGACAGTAAAGACGTTGTTTTTTATCTAATTGGAGTTCATCCTGAATATCAAAGTAAAGGCGTTACGGCCATTATTTTTGATGAATATTTCAAAACCTTCAGTGAAAAAGGAATCGTCAATTGCATCCGAACTCCTGAATTGGAAGAGAATCACGCCATTCATAATCTATGGAAAAACTTCGATCCGCGAATTCATTGTAGAAGGAAGACGTTTATGAAGAAGCTTTAAAAAAATTGCAAAAAAAATACAACCACTATTTTGAAAAAAATCAACCACCAATTATTCCATTTATTCCTTTGTTTTTTTGTCTTTATTATAGTAACTTCAAGCGCAATAGGGCAAGCCAAAGACAACAACAAGAATTTTAATGCAGGTCTTGCGGCGTACGAAGCCAATAACTTACCCCAAGCCTATCAAAAATTCTTATTGGGAGCCAAAGAAGGACACCTGAACTCTCAGTACAATCTAGCATTGATGTATGAAAATGGAATAGGCGTAAAAAAAAATGAAAAAGAAGCCTTGGCTTGGTATACAAAAGCATCTACAGCGGGAAGTTCTGCAGCCCAATACAACTTAGGAGTTCTTTATGAAAATGGTAAAGGAGCACCCGTTAACTTTGCAAAAGCCAATTATTGGTATCGTAAAGCTGCGGTACAAAATGATGGCTTGGCTATTGGTAATTTGGGAATGCTTTATATTCGTGGCGATGGCGTAAAAGTGAACAAAACTGCTGGAGTAGCACTACTTTTACTTTCCATTCAAATTGACCCATCACCAGAGAATACTGCCAAACAAAATATTACGAAAACAAGCGGACTGACAAAAAATATGATAACAGATGCCCAAGCACTTTCAGATAAAATGTTCAACGCAGGAAAAAATAAGCTAGTTCCACTAGATCAGTTTTTGAAGAAATAAAAAAACCAATACCAAAAAGTCTACAAAAAAGTTAAACTACAGGCTATTATTTAGTACTTAAGATCAGCTAAGATGAAAGTAGAGATGATTACAGCTTACAAACGGACTCGCCAGATTGGATTTAAAAAAATTAGGTTGGGTATAACTGCAAAAAAAATCTTTCAAATCAACGAAAGGTTTTTCTGTTTCTAGTCAAACTGATTACTAATTCCGATAGCTATCGGAAAGGAACACTGCTAAATTTATTAAAGTAGCCAATGCTTGAAATCATAAAAATTTTGTGGCGAAACACCGTGACCAATTGGGTATTCTTTGTAGGTTGAATTGATGCCTAAATTCTCCAAAAAAGGTTTTGCCTTTCGGCCCCATTCCACAGGAATTACTTGGTCTACCGTTCCGTGAGAAGTGAATATTTTAAGATTCGAAAAGGAGTTTTTCAGATGATTTTCTTCTAAGATCTCTGGATTAATATATCCACTCATTGCCACAACTCTTTGCACTTTTTCGGGATGCGAAAGTGCCACGGCATAACTCAAAATAGCTCCTTGGCTAAAGCCAATTAAAGTCACATTTTTAGCATCAATTGGATAATTTGCTTCTAATTCATCAATGAATTTAGCAATTAAATCTCTCGAAGTTTTAGCTTGCTCATTATCAGAAAATTTGTTTTCATCGGCATCAAAGTTGATGGCATACCAAGCATAACTTCCGTATTGAATATCGTAGGGAGCGCGCGCCGAAACAATATAATACTCGCCTGGAAGTTCCGCGGCGAATGAAAATAAATCTTGTTCGTTGCTTCCGTAACCGTGAATTAGGAGTAAAAGCGGATTTTTGTCCAGTTTTATTTTGGGTTCTTTTACGAGATATTCGAGTGATAATTTCATATTTTATTCGATATTTTTAAATATTTTTTGGAATTGTTCTCCCAATAAAGGAATCAGTTTCATCTGACCTTGTAATGCTCCAAGAAACCCATAAACCCATAGAATAAAATAAAAAACATAAAAAGCAGAAGATATCATCCAACTATCAAAATAGCCTATAAAGTATCCGATTAAAAAAAACGAAATAAATATGCCCAATGCCTGACGAATATGAAAAGCAGCAAACGTATTTTTCTTGTCTTGGTTCATAAAAATAGCGGCAATCGCACCAATAATGGTAATGTAACTCACAATTGCAACGTTTTTTCCCTCTTCGATGTTGTTGTTTTCCATTTTTGTTTAACCACAAAGTTCACAAAGCTTTTACACGAAGTTCACAAAGTGTTTCTTTATATAAGTTTAATAATAGTGTTCTTTGTGCCTTCTTTGTGCACTTTGTGTTTGAATTTTATCCTAAAACTAATTTTCCTTGATTGAATATTCCATATACTTTCCCTTTTAGTTCTGTTCCAAGAAAAGCCGAGTTTTTAGATTTGGATAAAATATTTTCGTTTGTAAAAATGCTTTTTCCTTCAGGATTGAACAAACTAAAGTTAGCGATTTTTCCTTTGGAAATGGTTTGTTTTTCGACGCCAAAAGTAGTTTTTCCAGAAGTCAATTTTTCAATTACTTTTTCCAAAGGCAGAACGGTTGATAAGGCTCCAAAAGCACTTTCCAAACCGATTGTTCCGTTTTTGGCCAAATCAAATTCCATTTTTTTGTGTTCAATGTCAATCGGATTATGGTCGGTTGTAATGATGTCAATCGTATTGTCTAAAATTCCGGCAAGCAAGGCTTGTCTATCAGTTTCTGTTCGCAACGGAGGAGAAACTTTGCATCGGGTATCGAAATTTTCCAGTTTTTCATCGGTTAAAACCAAATGATGCACGGCAACGCTGCAAGTCACTTTTAATCCTTTGGCTTTGGCTTCTTTGATTAATTGTACCGATTTTGCAGTAGAAATGGTTGGAATATGTAGTTTTCCGCCCGTATATTCGAGTAAAAACAAGTTTCTGGCAATTTGCAATTCTTCCGCTAAATCTGGAATTCCTTTCAATCCCAATCTTGTTGAAACAATGCCTTCATTGGCAACACCATTGCCTTTGATGTTCGAATCTTGGGCAAAAGCAATAACCAATCCGTCAAAATCCTGAACATATTGCAAAGCTATTTTTAGCAAATTGGCATTTTCTAAACTCTTGTTGTAATCGCCAAAAGCTATAGCGCCCGCATTTTTCATATCGAACAATTCCGCCATATCTTTTCCTTCGCTTTCTTTGGTCAAAGCACCAATTGGGAAAAGTTCCGTTGCAAAACCATTGGCTTTGCTTTTTACAAAATTTACTTGCGATTGATTGTCGATAATCGGGTAGGAGTTGGGTTGCAAAGCAATAGCCGTGAAGCCACTTTTTGCGGCAACATTCAAACCGTTTGCAATGGTTTCGCGGTCTTCAAAACCAGGTTCGCCAAGCGAAACACTGCTGTCAAACCAACCTTGTGAAACGTGCAAATTGTCGAGCTTTACTTCCTCGGCATTAACTGTGTTGGGAAGCGAAGTTCCCATTTTTTTGATGCTGCCATCAACAATTAAAATATCAACGGTTTGGTTGTGAAAAGGACTTTCGGAATCGATAATTTTGGCTTCCCGGATGATTGTGTTCATAATATTTATTTATTTGAAACCTGAGATGTAATTCACGTTCTGTTTTTAAACGCATAGAAACATAGTTTTAAAATAATTATAAAAGACGATTCACTTTATTTGAGAAAATCATAGCTATGCGAACCCAAGAATTGGGCTATCTCATTCTTTTTTTCTATGTTTCTATGTGTTTAATTTTATTTTAATTGCATCTAACGTTTTTACTTTACGAATCGTATAATTGCCATTTCGGTTAGCAGAAAAAGCAATGCAAATATAACAAACCATTTCCAAATTTGATTGTCAGTTCGGTCGGTTTGTAGGCTATTGAAAACGGTGTCGATAGAATCGATGGTTTTATAATCGGAAAGTGCTTCGTTATTGGCTTGAGCCAAATCACTTTCGGTTCTATTGTAGTTAAAACTGATGTTTTGTAAACGTTCATTTTGATTGTAAATTTCAAAATTACCAGCTTGTTCCGGAAAATCATTAAATGTCAATTTTAATTTGTCGTTCAGAATTTGCTGCACCGGAATAAAGGTTTCAGTCTCGTTTTTGACTTTCAAAATTTCATCTTTGGATAAAGTGGCGTCAACCAAAAATGGGTTGTTATTGCCAATGCTCAAGGCTATTACACCATCATTTTGATTGTTGATTCCCATTTTGTAAAACGTAGGAACAATCAAAGGCGATTGTTGAAAATTGGAGTTTTCTAGATCAATTGGAGCTGTGAAAATATAAACGGAAGAAGTAGGATTGTTGATGGAAGTCAAAAATGCAGTTTGGTCTTCGTAATACAAAGCCGCGGGATTGGAACCTATAATTCCAAAGGACGTTTTTGTTTTTGGATACTGGAAATTATTGATTTTATTTTCGAAAACACCGCTAAACAAAGGATGATTAAAGTTGATTTTAGTGACCAGTTTTTCCTTGTTTTCCAAAGATTTGAATTGGATGTTTCCAAAGATTTTCAAAAAGGTATTGAGGTTCGTAGTTGAAGCTTTCGCCGATGGAATAAGAACCAAATTTCCGCCTTTTTCCACAAAGGATTTCAAAGTGGTTTGCAAGGCTTGCGGAATTTCATCGAGTTCGTTTAAGACAATGGTATTTTGTTTTTCGAGCGCATTATAATCCAAAGTTTCAATCGCAAAATTGTTGAAAGTGAATTCGTCATTGGTGTAAATTCGGGATAAAAAGTTCGATTTTTCGGGTTGTCCAATGCTGATGATGTTGTTTTTTTTAGGTTTCGAAATATTGAAATACAAGTTGTTGTCATATTCCAGTCCGTTGTCAGTAATGGAAGCGTAACCGTGGAAATCTTTTTTCGGAATGGTGAAATAAATGGTTTTTTCCTTTGCTTCCATTTTCGTCAAAGTCTTTGCAATCAACTTATTTTGATTGTATAAAGCCACTGGAATTTGCTTGCCTTTTTCGCCAAAAGCAGATAATTTCAAGCCAATTTCATAGAAATCATCCAGAGTTTGATGAATAAAAACGCTGTCAATCGAAGTATTATTTTGTTGTTCCGCTTCTGGAATAATGAAATAGGTATTGAAATCGCTGTCAATACTTTTTAATTGTTTGGGTTCCAATCCAACGGCATCCGTAATCACAACAATATCTTTGTTGAAAGCTGATTTCCGGGATTTAATTTTTGCCATTGCGCTTTCCAATTGGAACGGAAGGGCACTGTATTTTAGGTTTTGTAATTCGGTTCGAATGGATTTGATATCGGTATTCCAAAAGGTTTCGGAATTGGTAATCAGGGAAAAAGTTTGATTTTCGGGTGTGTTTTCGAGTAATTCCTGAACGGCTCTTTTCAGCAATTCCCCTTTTTGACCTTTGGCTTGCATCGAAAAGGAATTGTCCAAAACGATATACATTTCGTTCGAACTGTTTTTAGTGTCTTTGGCTTTGAAAAAAGGTTGGGCAAAAGCAATAATAATGGAGGTTAACAATAGTAAACGTGTCGCTAGAAGCAACCATTTTTTGATTTTGGAACTCTTTCGGGTTTGTATGGAAAGGGCTGTAAGGAAACGGACATTCGTGAAATATTCCTTTTTGAATCGTCGCAATTGAAATAAATGAACCAGAATTGGAATAACCAACAAGAAAAGAAAATAGAGGATTTCCGGGTGTTTGAATTGCATTCTACTTTTAAGTTTGTCAAAGATAGTATTTTGATTTTAGATTTCAGATTTCGATTTCAGAAATTGAAGGAATTTAGATTATATTTGGAGAATGGTATTAAAGGATAATCACTAAAAAAACTTGAAATAATATAAAATCATGAAAAATATTCACGCAGTACTTCTTTTTATTTTTGCTTTCACTACATTGCAAGCACAGGAAAACAAATTCAATTTAATTGTAGGAACCTACACCAAACCTTGCGATAGCAAAGGAATTTATGTTTACGAATTCGATTCCAATACAGGTGATTTTAGTCTTAAAAGCAATACTGAAAATATTTTAAATCCCAGTTATTTAACGGTTTCCAAAGACAACAAATTTGTCTATTCGGTAAGCGAAAACGATAAAAAAAGTTCCGTTAGTGCGTTTGGATTCGATTCGAAAAGCGGAAAGTTGAATTTTGTAAATTTTAAAAATGTAAACGCTTTAAATCCTTGTTATGTAATTAATGATGATAATACTATAATTACGGCCAATTATTCTAGTGGTAATATCTCGGTTTTGGCTAAAAATAATGATGGAAGTGTTGGCGAAGTGAAGCAAGTGGTGCAACACACCGGAAAAAGCATTAATGCCAAAAGGCAAGAAGCGCCTCACGCTCATATGGTGTATTTTTCGCCAGATAAAAAGTATGTTTTGGCCAATGATTTAGGGACTGACAAGGTGTATGTCTACGATTATAATCCAAATGCAACGACGGAAGTTTTAACCCTCAAAAGTAGTATTGACCTGAAACCCGGAAGCGGTCCACGACATTTAATCTTCAGTAAAGATGGTAAATTCGTTTATGTTTTACAAGAATTAGATGGTACAATATCTTCCTTAACATATGCCAAAGGAATGTTGGAAAAAGTGAGTGAAACCACCGTGATTGCTGCTGACTTCAAAGGAGATATTGGAGCGGCCGACATTCATATTTCGCCTGACGGAAAATTTTTATACGCCACCAATCGCGGAACTGCCAATGATATTTCGGCATTCAAGATTTTGAAAAAAGGGAAATTAGAATTCGTGCAAAGAACCAGCACTTTAGGAAAAGGTCCTCGAAATTTCAATATTGATCCAACAGGAAATTTTCTACTGATAGGACATCAATACACCAATGAAATTGTAATTTTCAAAAGAGATAAAACTACAGGAATGCTTACTAATACTGGAAAAAAGATTGAGTTGTGTTCTCCAGTTTGCTTAGTATTTACGAAAATTTAAATTTTTTTTAACCGTAAATTCGCAGATTTTTAATCAATTGAAAATCTGCGAATCTGCGGTTATCAAATCATTTTTACTCCAAGTCCTACTTTGCACTTAAAGTATTGTATTTATTGACTTTACTAAAATCATCAGAGCAAATTTAAGCAACAAAAAGCAATGAAATACTTGTTTTGTTGTACCTAATGTTGTACCTTCGTAACACGATGCACCCGAATGAAATGCTAGTGTTTACAAGGCTTTCACCACTTTGCATTATTTTGTAAAGATAGTACAACATTTCTAAATTCCAAATCTTATGGCTTCAATTAAATTAATCCTCAGAACCCATCAAGCTGACCAAACAGGTCACAGTCCTCTATACATTCGAGTTATAAAAGACAGAAAAACGAAATTTATCACTGCTGGAGTGAAGCTCAAAGAGAACGAGTGGGATGAGGCAAAACAGAAGGTAAAAAAGAATCATCCTAATAGCGCAAGAATGAACGCTTCATTATCTCAAAAGATTGCAGATGCTGAAGGGCAGCTTGCCGACCTGGAGCGCAAAGTAAAATCCGTTTCGATAAACAAAATCAAGGAAGCCATCAAAGGAAAAGAAGTGCCTAATTTTTTTGATTATGCTTACAAAAGATGCGAAAAAATCAAAGGAAACCTTGCTGTAAGTTCTCATAGAGCATATTACGGAAATATCAAAAAATTTGAAGAGTATTTAGGAACTCGGGATATTTATTTCGATGACATTACTGTTTCAGTGTTAATGGACTACATTAGTCATTTAAGTAATGTGAAGAAAAATACCAATACCACACAACGCCAAAAGATAATCATCTTGGCAATTATGTTCAAAGAAGCGATTAAAGAGGATATTATTCCGCCACATATGTATCCGTTCAGCAAAATCAAATTAACACGAAATAACAGCTCTCGTTCCTTTTTGAGCAAAGAACAAATACAAGGTTTATTAAACTTAAATTTCGCTCCAGGATCTATTTCGGAAATTGCTCGTGATATGTTTGTATTTTCGATTTATGCTGGTGGTTTGCGTTTTAGCGATGTGGTCGATTTACAACACCAACACTTCAACGTTGAGGAAAGCCGAATCAAAAAGGTAATCCGAAAAACTTCTCGCTTGCATCAGTTCAAAATGGGTAGTGTTGCCCTGAATATCCTTGCCAAATATCAAAAAGAAAATGCACTCGAAGACGATTTTATTTTTCCGATTGTCAAGAACAAAGAATTGTATTTCAAAAACGAAGAAACCAAGCATAAAATCATCGAAAGCGGAAATGTACTTTGTAATACCTATTTGAGAAAAATTGGAAAAGAAATGAAATTACCCTTTTCGCTTTCATTTCATTTAAGCCGTCACAGCTTTGCCACCAATGCTTTAAATAATGGAATGAGAATTGAGCACGTTTCTAAATTGATGGATCATAAAGAAATCAGTACTACACAGATTTATGCCAAAATCATCAGCGAAGAATTGGACAAGGCAGTTGACAACTATATTTTTTAAAAAACGTGTCAATAGCCTATTTTATTGACCTTAAACGATTGTTAATAACTTCAACTAAAATCCTTTAACAAGGATTTTTTTTATTTTATAACTTTACGACAAAGTAAACAAGTAATTTTTAAAGCATTCGAAACGAGTGATAAACGAACTCTAGTAGAAAACACTAGGACTTCCAAAAAGCAACCAATTTAAAACCGCTTTTAATTACCTTTCAATACTAAATGAAAACCAAAAAAAACATATTAAAATTTGAATTCAAAGGATCAAAATATGCAAACAGCTCCGTTTGTAGAATTATTGGCAGTGCCTGCGGCTCTGGCCAAAAATCCTTTATTTGATATAATCGTTGAGGACAAAATTACTATTCAAAACTATTGCAATGCTTTAATTGCTAAAATTCTAGAACTCAAACAATCTCAATTTCCTGCATTTATAGATTATCAATTCAACCAGGTAAAGAACCCGGAAATATGGATATGTAAACTCGAAAAATTATTAGCCAATAATGAAGCCTTTTTTAGCTCCAAAACAGCAATGAGTAGATACAATAAATTGTATTTTTTAATCGAGAAAAAACGAACAGAGCTGCAATCTTCCAGAGTAAAAGAACCAGTAGTAAAAACTCCTAAAAAATTCATTAATGCAGAAAGTGAAGACCGTCATTTTTCATTTTATGAGTTAAAAAAGCAGTTGGATAATATCAATGATGACAATCAAAAAATATTGTTGTTAACAAAAGAAATGTTTGAATATCAACAAGCTAATATTGAGTTTATCAATCAAAAGACACCGTTTTATGATGCACAATGCACCAAAGAAATAGAGAATATTTATGCCTTACAAAAAATACAAGCGGCAATTGAAGAAGCTCAAAAACTAAAATTAAGCAGTCCAATACCAAACAAAAAACTAAAATTCAATGGAAATCTCAACCAATTAGTAGATATGTTTTACCAATTGAATCGCGAACTTTTTATTGATGGCAAACCTTATATTGACGAAAACACAAACGATCTAGCGGATTGGATTGTAAATTCCTTCTTGGATAAGGAGGGTAAAGAAATAAGTCCCCTAACAGTCAAAACAATCCTCAAACCTTCCAAAGAGGATAAACGTCCGAACACCCATAAAAGACTGGACATCGACAAATTGCTTTAAACAAAATGGTCCCCTGGAGACCAAGTGGGGACTAAAAGACTTTTTACTACTTCTCACATTTGCACCATAACAATTTAAAACATTTAAAAATGGATGCAATTATCTTCACAAAAGACCAGTTCACAGATCTAATGAGCAAATTAGACACTATTCAATCTCAAATTTCTATCAAGGCTGACCCAAAGAAAGAAACCTTTCTGGACAATCAAGAATTCCTATTATTGATGAAAATTTCAAAACGTACTGCCCAAACCTGGAGAGACGAAGGTAAAATTTCATTTAGTCAAGTGGGAAACAAAATCTATTACAAACTTTCTGATGTTGAAAAGCTCCTAACGGAACATTACAACAAATCTTTCAAAGGAAGATAAAATGAAAGAGTGTAACGGAACTTGCGAAAGTTGTGATTGCAAGCCAATCACAAAAGGGAAACTTCTAATCTTGAAAATAAATTTTAAAACCTAAAAAATGGTAACAGTCTTTAAAAACTTCAACGAGGTTGTAGAACACAAAACAATTTCAACAATTTTAGAAGAAATCAAAACAGGAAAGTACAGACCGGGGATCATTTACTTGCGTAAATCACTTGCCGAAAACAAAATAGAAGCCTACAATAAAGCCAAAAAATCACTTCCAGCATTCACACCTTCGGGAAAGTTTGTTGGAGGACGAAAATTGGAATTCTTAGCAGAATATTCAAATTGCATCATTCTCGATATAGACAAATTAAGTGCTGCCGATTTGCAAAATGCAAAGCATTTGGCCAATCAAAGTGAATTCACTTATGCCAGTTTCATAAGTCCATCAGGTAACGGATTAAAAATTCTAGTTAAAATCAATTCAGACAAAGCCAATCACAAAGAAGCGTTTCTATTGATACAAGCACATTACGAGGCTATTTTAAAACTGGAAATTGACAAATCAGGCAAAGATGTAACTCGATTATGTTTTTATTCCTGGGATGAAAATTTATATCTAAACGAAAACGCTACCGTCTTTGAATGCGAACCGAAGCAATCTTGTCAAACGGAGCTTGTCGAAGCTTCTCCAACCGACAACTCACAACCGACAACCGACAACACCGAAGCGATTTACAATCATTGCATAAAATTTACTGAAAAAAAAGTGCAATTCGTGAATGGTAGTCGCAACGTCTTTGTACATCAACTCGCCTGTAACCTAAACCGAAAAGGAGTTGCTTTAAACGAAGCTTTGGGGTATATTTTAACCGATTTTGGATATGATGAAAAAGAAGTAACACAAGCTGTCAACAGTGCTTACGGAAATAGTCACGAGTTTGGCAAAAATGAAAAGTCCAAAATTGTCATCCCGAGGAACGAGGGAACTCATCAACCTACACCTACTCCCGAAGACGAAGACGACGAAGACAAACCAAAACCAACCCAAATTGACCGTTTAGAGTTGTTTTTATCAAACAAATATGTATTTCGGCACAATATCGTTTCAGGCAAATTAGAGTTCCAATATTTCGGCAAAAAGAAATGGAATGTGATGAATGATTTTATAGAAAACTCAATGCTTAGGGAATGTTTAAAAGGTAGAATTAAAACAAACCTATCTTCATTACGAAATTTATTGTATTCTGATTTTTGTGTGCTGTTCAA is part of the Flavobacterium nackdongense genome and encodes:
- a CDS encoding alpha/beta hydrolase → MKLSLEYLVKEPKIKLDKNPLLLLIHGYGSNEQDLFSFAAELPGEYYIVSARAPYDIQYGSYAWYAINFDADENKFSDNEQAKTSRDLIAKFIDELEANYPIDAKNVTLIGFSQGAILSYAVALSHPEKVQRVVAMSGYINPEILEENHLKNSFSNLKIFTSHGTVDQVIPVEWGRKAKPFLENLGINSTYKEYPIGHGVSPQNFYDFKHWLL
- a CDS encoding vWA domain-containing protein, coding for MQFKHPEILYFLFLLVIPILVHLFQLRRFKKEYFTNVRFLTALSIQTRKSSKIKKWLLLATRLLLLTSIIIAFAQPFFKAKDTKNSSNEMYIVLDNSFSMQAKGQKGELLKRAVQELLENTPENQTFSLITNSETFWNTDIKSIRTELQNLKYSALPFQLESAMAKIKSRKSAFNKDIVVITDAVGLEPKQLKSIDSDFNTYFIIPEAEQQNNTSIDSVFIHQTLDDFYEIGLKLSAFGEKGKQIPVALYNQNKLIAKTLTKMEAKEKTIYFTIPKKDFHGYASITDNGLEYDNNLYFNISKPKKNNIISIGQPEKSNFLSRIYTNDEFTFNNFAIETLDYNALEKQNTIVLNELDEIPQALQTTLKSFVEKGGNLVLIPSAKASTTNLNTFLKIFGNIQFKSLENKEKLVTKINFNHPLFSGVFENKINNFQYPKTKTSFGIIGSNPAALYYEDQTAFLTSINNPTSSVYIFTAPIDLENSNFQQSPLIVPTFYKMGINNQNDGVIALSIGNNNPFLVDATLSKDEILKVKNETETFIPVQQILNDKLKLTFNDFPEQAGNFEIYNQNERLQNISFNYNRTESDLAQANNEALSDYKTIDSIDTVFNSLQTDRTDNQIWKWFVIFALLFLLTEMAIIRFVK
- a CDS encoding dihydroorotase; translation: MNTIIREAKIIDSESPFHNQTVDILIVDGSIKKMGTSLPNTVNAEEVKLDNLHVSQGWFDSSVSLGEPGFEDRETIANGLNVAAKSGFTAIALQPNSYPIIDNQSQVNFVKSKANGFATELFPIGALTKESEGKDMAELFDMKNAGAIAFGDYNKSLENANLLKIALQYVQDFDGLVIAFAQDSNIKGNGVANEGIVSTRLGLKGIPDLAEELQIARNLFLLEYTGGKLHIPTISTAKSVQLIKEAKAKGLKVTCSVAVHHLVLTDEKLENFDTRCKVSPPLRTETDRQALLAGILDNTIDIITTDHNPIDIEHKKMEFDLAKNGTIGLESAFGALSTVLPLEKVIEKLTSGKTTFGVEKQTISKGKIANFSLFNPEGKSIFTNENILSKSKNSAFLGTELKGKVYGIFNQGKLVLG
- a CDS encoding GTP cyclohydrolase — protein: MITIKEAITKKEMTEFVKFPFSLYKNNKYWVPPIIADELASFDKTKNPAFESAEAYFYLAYQNNEIVGRIAAIINWGEVNNQHKKKVRFGWFDVIDDIEVTKALLEKAYELGRKNNLDHIEGPMGFSNLDKVGVLTEGFDEMGTMITWYNHPYFAAHLEQLGFVKEKEYIESIFPFSNVKPEFFLKAQALIKKRYELTSLNFTKTKDIMPYVDKMFDLFNSSYANLSSFVAITDVQKDYFKKKYISFINPEYIKFVMDKNNDIVAFSIVMPSFSEALQKAQGKLFPFGFYHLLKARKDSKDVVFYLIGVHPEYQSKGVTAIIFDEYFKTFSEKGIVNCIRTPELEENHAIHNLWKNFDPRIHCRRKTFMKKL
- a CDS encoding site-specific integrase, which translates into the protein MASIKLILRTHQADQTGHSPLYIRVIKDRKTKFITAGVKLKENEWDEAKQKVKKNHPNSARMNASLSQKIADAEGQLADLERKVKSVSINKIKEAIKGKEVPNFFDYAYKRCEKIKGNLAVSSHRAYYGNIKKFEEYLGTRDIYFDDITVSVLMDYISHLSNVKKNTNTTQRQKIIILAIMFKEAIKEDIIPPHMYPFSKIKLTRNNSSRSFLSKEQIQGLLNLNFAPGSISEIARDMFVFSIYAGGLRFSDVVDLQHQHFNVEESRIKKVIRKTSRLHQFKMGSVALNILAKYQKENALEDDFIFPIVKNKELYFKNEETKHKIIESGNVLCNTYLRKIGKEMKLPFSLSFHLSRHSFATNALNNGMRIEHVSKLMDHKEISTTQIYAKIISEELDKAVDNYIF
- a CDS encoding lactonase family protein; translated protein: MKNIHAVLLFIFAFTTLQAQENKFNLIVGTYTKPCDSKGIYVYEFDSNTGDFSLKSNTENILNPSYLTVSKDNKFVYSVSENDKKSSVSAFGFDSKSGKLNFVNFKNVNALNPCYVINDDNTIITANYSSGNISVLAKNNDGSVGEVKQVVQHTGKSINAKRQEAPHAHMVYFSPDKKYVLANDLGTDKVYVYDYNPNATTEVLTLKSSIDLKPGSGPRHLIFSKDGKFVYVLQELDGTISSLTYAKGMLEKVSETTVIAADFKGDIGAADIHISPDGKFLYATNRGTANDISAFKILKKGKLEFVQRTSTLGKGPRNFNIDPTGNFLLIGHQYTNEIVIFKRDKTTGMLTNTGKKIELCSPVCLVFTKI
- a CDS encoding tetratricopeptide repeat protein, translated to MKKINHQLFHLFLCFFVFIIVTSSAIGQAKDNNKNFNAGLAAYEANNLPQAYQKFLLGAKEGHLNSQYNLALMYENGIGVKKNEKEALAWYTKASTAGSSAAQYNLGVLYENGKGAPVNFAKANYWYRKAAVQNDGLAIGNLGMLYIRGDGVKVNKTAGVALLLLSIQIDPSPENTAKQNITKTSGLTKNMITDAQALSDKMFNAGKNKLVPLDQFLKK
- a CDS encoding helix-turn-helix domain-containing protein, which codes for MDAIIFTKDQFTDLMSKLDTIQSQISIKADPKKETFLDNQEFLLLMKISKRTAQTWRDEGKISFSQVGNKIYYKLSDVEKLLTEHYNKSFKGR